GGGGCTGGGTCACGATGGGGCAGATTCTCTCCACGCCAATGATCCTTATCGGTCTTGGATTGATGTGGTATAGCCATAATCGCGCTAAGACATAAAATCTTATGTCAATTCCCTTATAATGCTTGCCATGATTTTCGGATTTAGGGAAGTGTTATGAGAGCCTATCTTGATTTACTGCAGCATATATTGGACAACGGAACCGACAAAGGGGACCGTACTGGTACCGGAACCCGTTCGGTTTTCGGCTATCAGATGCGTTTTGATCTGCAAGAGGGTTTTCCGCTCCTAACCACCAAGAAACTGCATCTGCGCTCGATTATTCACGAGTTGCTGTGGTTCCTGTCCGGCGATACCAATATCAAATACCTGAAAGATAACGGGGTGCGGATCTGGGACGAATGGGCGACCGAAGAGGGGGATCTCGGCCCGCTTTACGGTAAGCAGTGGGTCGCCTGGGAGAAGCCGAACGGCGAAACTATCAACCAGATTGCTGAAGTGATCGAAACGCTGAAAAACAACCCGAACAGCCGGCGCATGATCGTCAGCGCCTGGAATCCTGCCGATTTGCCGGATGAGTCGATCAGCCCTCAGGAAAACGTTAAGCAGGGCCGTATGGCGCTGGCCACCTGTCACGCTTTCTTCCAGTTCTATGTGGCAAACAACCGTCTTTCCTGCCAGCTGTATCAGCGCAGTGCCGACACCTTTTTGGGCGTGCCGTTCAACATCGCTTCCTATTCGTTGCTGGTGCATATGATTGCTCAGCAGACGGGCTATGAAGTCGGCGATTTTATCTGGACCGGCGGTGATGTGCATCTGTATAACAACACTATCGAACAGGCAAAAATTCAGTTGCAGAGAGAGCCTTTGCCGTTGCCGAAATTAAAGATCGGTCGTAAGCCGGAGTCGATTTTCGATTACCGCTTTGAAGATTTCGAAATTGTCGACTATCAGTCGCATCCGCATATCAAAGCCGAGGTTTCGGTATGAACGAAGAGCAAATGAAACTCTCGATGATTGTCGCCATGA
The genomic region above belongs to Thiomicrorhabdus xiamenensis and contains:
- a CDS encoding thymidylate synthase; this translates as MRAYLDLLQHILDNGTDKGDRTGTGTRSVFGYQMRFDLQEGFPLLTTKKLHLRSIIHELLWFLSGDTNIKYLKDNGVRIWDEWATEEGDLGPLYGKQWVAWEKPNGETINQIAEVIETLKNNPNSRRMIVSAWNPADLPDESISPQENVKQGRMALATCHAFFQFYVANNRLSCQLYQRSADTFLGVPFNIASYSLLVHMIAQQTGYEVGDFIWTGGDVHLYNNTIEQAKIQLQREPLPLPKLKIGRKPESIFDYRFEDFEIVDYQSHPHIKAEVSV